A region of Hoplias malabaricus isolate fHopMal1 chromosome 12, fHopMal1.hap1, whole genome shotgun sequence DNA encodes the following proteins:
- the gmppaa gene encoding mannose-1-phosphate guanyltransferase alpha-A, giving the protein MLKAVILIGGPQKGTRFRPLSFEVPKPLFPVAGVPMLQHHIEACAQVPNMKEILLLGFYQPNEELNRFLSSAQQDFKVSVRYLQEYAALGTGGGIYHFRDQILSGSPEAFFVLNADVCSEFPLMEMINFQKEHGDNHSFILLATTANRKQSLNYGCIVENEQTNEVLHYVEKPSTFVSDIINCGIYLFTPDIFQHIGAVFQKNQQDLLLDDQSNGWQRAEAIRLEQDIFTSLAGQGKLYVYKTDRFWSQIKSAGSAIYASRLYLNQYHKTHPERLATDEDGGPKICGNVYIHPTANIDPTAVLGPNVSIGTGVTIGAGVRVRESIILHGATLQDHSCVLNSIVGWDSSIGKWARVEGTPSDPNPNDPFAKIDSETLFRDGKLTPSITILGCNVTIPSEVIVLNSIVLPHKDLNRSFKNQIIL; this is encoded by the exons ATGTTAAAAGCTGTGATTCTGATCGGAGGTCCTCAGAAAG GAACACGGTTCCGGCCGTTATCTTTCGAGGTTCCCAAGCCTCTGTTTCCAGTCGCAGGAGTCCCAATGCTACAGCATCATATAGAGGCCTGCgctcag GTCCCGAACATGAAGGAGATCCTGCTGCTCGGGTTCTATCAGCCGAACGAAGAACTCAACCGCTTCCTGTCTTCTGCACAGCAGGACTTCAAAGTCTCTGTGAG GTATCTGCAGGAGTACGCAGCTCTGGGAACAGGAGGAGGGATCTATCACTTCAGAGATCAGATTCTGTCCGGTTCTCCGGAGGCCTTCTTCGTCCTGAACGCTGACGTGTGCTCGGAGTTCCCGCTGATGGAGATGATCAACTTCCAGAAAGAGCACGGAGACAACCACAGCTTCATCCTCCTCGCCACCACA GCGAACAGGAAGCAGTCCCTAAACTATGGCTGCATTGTGGAGAATGAACAGACGAATGAG GTGTTACATTACGTGGAGAAGCCCAGCACCTTCGTAAGTGACATCATCAACTGTGGCATCTACTTGTTCACTCCAGACATCTTCCAGCACATCGGAGCCGTGTTCCAGAAGAACCAGCAGGACCTGCTGCT AGACGACCAGAGTAACGGCTGGCAGAGAGCGGAGGCCATTCGTCTGGAGCAGGACATCTTCACCTCTCTGGCCGGACAGGGGAAACTCTACGTCTATAAAACCGACCGCTTCTGGAGCCAGATCAAATCTGCAGG GTCGGCCATCTACGCTAGTCGCCTGTATCTGAACCAGTACCACAAAACCCACCCCGAGCGCCTGGCCACCGACGAGGACGGAGGGCCTAAAATATGCG GAAACGTTTACATCCATCCGACGGCCAACATCGACCCCACCGCCGTG TTGGGTCCGAACGTGTCAATAGGGACGGGAGTGACCATCGGGGCGGGCGTTCGAGTGAGAGAGTCCATCATCCTCCACGGAGCCACGCTGCAG GACCATAGCTGTGTGTTGAACAGCATCGTTGGCTGGGACAGCTCTATCGGGAAGTGGGCGAGAGTGGAGGGGACGCCCAGTGACCCCAACCCCAATGACCCCTTCGCCAAGATCGACAGCGAAACACTGTTCAGAGACGGAAAGCTCACCCCCTCCATCACCATCCTGG GCTGCAACGTGACCATTCCCTCCGAAGTCATCGTCCTCAACTCCATCGTCCTTCCTCACAAAGACCTCAACAGGAGCTTCAAGAACCAGATCATCCTCTGA